CCGCATAGCGAGCGGATCGACGCCACTTCAAGCTGCTCCGCCTCGTTCAGCGGGCACATGATGCCAGGCAGACGCGAGGCGAGCATGGTTTTTCCGGTGCCGGGCGGCCCTGTCATCAGAATATGATGCCCGCCGGCGGCCGCGACTTCAAGGGCGCGTTTGGCGTTCTCCTGTCCGAGCACTTCGCGCATATCGCCCGCTTTGACGGCGGCCTGCATGGCGATATCGGCCGCGGAGGAATCCCCTTGGGACGGTGGGCCGTCGGGCAGCGTGTATTTGGCGTTGCCGCCCATCAGTTCGATGAGCTCGCCCACGTGGCGCACGGCGACCACATGCAGTCCGTCGATCATCTCGGCCTCATCCTGATTGGCGTACGGCACGATGACATTGCGGATATCACGTTCCCGCGCGCGCAGCAGAATCGGCAGCAGTCCGTGGATGGGCAGTACGGAGCCGTCCAGATTCACCTCGCCCAACACGATGGTCTCGGCCAGGCAATCGGGTGGGATCGCGCCCGCCGCGGACAGCACGCTGGCGGCGATCGCCAAATCATGCGAGGAACCGCGTTTGGGCAGGCTCGCCGGACTCATATTCACCGTGACGCGTACGGACGGCCAAGTGAATCCGGACGCCTGACAGGCGGATTTCACTCGTTCGCGCGCCTCCGATAGCGAGGTGTCGGGCAGTCCGATGATGGAGAAATACGGCAGGCCGGGGCTGACGAAGGCCTGCAATTGGATGATGAAGGCCTTCAATCCGATCAATCCGACCGACAGCGTGCTTCCGATGGGCATTCCCTCCTCCTTTCAATGTCGGCGCGGCGGCCGTGCGAGACTTTTGCGCTTAGAACGCGTTGGCGATGTGGTTGATCACAGGTCTCTGCCCGCGCGGAATGATGGTGATGACATCGAAA
Above is a window of Bifidobacterium eulemuris DNA encoding:
- a CDS encoding YifB family Mg chelatase-like AAA ATPase, with amino-acid sequence MPIGSTLSVGLIGLKAFIIQLQAFVSPGLPYFSIIGLPDTSLSEARERVKSACQASGFTWPSVRVTVNMSPASLPKRGSSHDLAIAASVLSAAGAIPPDCLAETIVLGEVNLDGSVLPIHGLLPILLRARERDIRNVIVPYANQDEAEMIDGLHVVAVRHVGELIELMGGNAKYTLPDGPPSQGDSSAADIAMQAAVKAGDMREVLGQENAKRALEVAAAGGHHILMTGPPGTGKTMLASRLPGIMCPLNEAEQLEVASIRSLCGTLPQYGISDVPPFEAPHHTSSTAALVGGGAGLAAPGAITRAHRGVLFMDEAPEFSARTLQTLREPLESGYVALSRAKGTTYYPARFQLVMASNPCPCGYSFGKGELCTCREKDRMRYFARLSGPILDRIDIQIQVPPVSRIANGNADPGEASETIRARVIQARAAASERFRRNGWSCNAQASGSWLHHNTSQHAMTLVNHALSTQRLTLRGADRAMRLAWTLSDLAGATSPDADMMSQAIAMKTREF